A window of the Tripterygium wilfordii isolate XIE 37 chromosome 12, ASM1340144v1, whole genome shotgun sequence genome harbors these coding sequences:
- the LOC120010250 gene encoding uncharacterized protein LOC120010250 → MYVLLQRVSSTNKGKRALYKFNHRLSRRGYVGLMKDVCSETGASEDLVDRSELWKRARRMKNGGYDPETADIINKIVSNLNIVLYINVVKYDCFLFYVTGEAEKGG, encoded by the exons ATGTATGTTTTACTACAGAGAGTCAGTTCCACGAACAAGGGGAAAAGGGCCTTATATAAGTTCAATCATCGACTCAGTCGAAGAGGATACGTTGGTTTGATGAAAGATGTA TGCTCAGAAACCGGTGCTTCTGAAGATTTAGTTGATAGAAGTGAACTTTGGAAGAGAGCTCGGAGAATGAAAAATGGAGGATACGACCCCGAAACTGCAGACATTATTAACAAAATTGTGAGCAACTTAAACATTGTCCTTTATATTAATGTGGTGAAATATGACtgctttcttttttatgttaCAGGAGAAGCTGAAAAAGGAGGTTGA
- the LOC120011372 gene encoding vestitone reductase-like produces MIMKENKGTVCVTGGTGYIASWLIMRLLENGYSVNTTIRPHPERKRDMSFLKNLPGAPENLHIFEAELSNPESFDEAIQGCIGVFHLAASIDLGKGESVEVLTRRSINAVLEILKSCLKSKTVKRVVYTSSQSAVIANGKNVEVMDESFWSSVDNRQAKQAYTISKTLTEKAALEFAEEHGLELVTVILPFVVGPFICPQFPISVRMILAMVLGDNNYYPMIYNSSMVHIDDVVRAHIFLFEHPDAKGRYICSSEKLTLLDMAKLLSAKYPEFPIPSIEYLKEIKGYKMPGLSSKKLLESGFEFKYGVDEMFDGAIECCKEKGYL; encoded by the exons ATGATcatgaaagaaaacaaaggtACAGTATGTGTAACAGGTGGAACAGGCTACATAGCTTCATGGTTGATCATGAGACTTCTTGAGAATGGTTATTCTGTCAATACAACCATTAGACCTCATCCAG AACGCAAGAGAGACATGAGCTTCCTCAAAAACCTACCAGGAGCACCAGAGAATCTCCATATCTTCGAAGCCGAACTCAGCAATCCAGAGAGTTTCGACGAGGCCATTCAAGGATGCATCGGCGTGTTTCATCTTGCAGCATCGATTGATCTCGGAAAAGGAGAATCTGTTGAAGTATTGACAAGAAGATCAATCAACGCAGTGCTAGAAATCTTGAAATCATGCTTGAAATCAAAGACCGTAAAGCGAGTCGTGTACACTTCTAGTCAATCTGCAGTCATTGCCAATGGCAAGAACGTGGAAGTCATGGACGAAAGCTTTTGGAGCAGCGTAGATAATCGTCAGGCGAAGCAAGCCTACACTATTTCAAAGACATTAACTGAAAAGGCAGCTCTAGAATTTGCAGAAGAACATGGTTTGGAACTTGTTACAGTAATTCTTCCATTTGTTGTTGGTCCTTTTATTTGTCCTCAGTTTCCCATCTCGGTCCGGATGATATTGGCTATGGTCTTAG gtgACAATAATTATTATCCGATGATCTATAATTCATCCATGGTGCACATAGATGATGTGGTTAGGGCACACATCTTCCTTTTCGAACACCCCGATGCGAAAGGGAGGTATATTTGTTCTTCTGAAAAGCTAACACTTTTGGACATGGCCAAATTGCTTTCTGCCAAATATCCAGAGTTCCCCATACCATCAATTGA ATATTTAAAGGAGATTAAAGGCTATAAAATGCCAGGTTTGTCATCAAAGAAACTCTTGGAATCTGGTTTCGAGTTTAAGTATGGTGTAGATGAAATGTTTGATGGAGCAATAGAGTGCTGCAAAGAGAAGGGCTATCTGTAG